One window of the Amblyraja radiata isolate CabotCenter1 chromosome 41, sAmbRad1.1.pri, whole genome shotgun sequence genome contains the following:
- the LOC116967749 gene encoding tetratricopeptide repeat protein 9A-like, translated as MHSRLLQTIKRRQLSDLAKNGASVGEMENVYSLKTQGGGGQGGSRVGARGAGPPPPGAWDPVRPPTTPPDGRSPPQHQAAGEGEDGSKIQRAVGFKVEGNQCYREKKFREAIGKYHRALLQLKGVRSSQGRAEGVSEFRAGRAGLTEEQNRLIENTEIDCYDSLAACLLQSELVNYERVKEYCLKILGRHKDNFKAMYRAGIAFYHLGDCENALQYLKEAKDREPTDTNVFRYIQLTEIKMNRCSQREQEGCKEVIG; from the exons ATGCACAGCAGACTGCTCCAGACCATCAAGCGGCGACAGCTTTCCGATCTGGCTAAGAATGGCGCGTCTGTAGGTGAGATGGAGAATGTGTATTCCCTAAAAACGCAGGGCGGGGGCGGACAGGGAGGGTCCCGCGTCGGGGCTAGAGGGGCCGGGCCGCCGCCACCCGGCGCCTGGGACCCCGTCcggccccccaccacccccccggaCGGCCGCAGCCCCCCCCAACACCAAGCAGCGGGCGAGGGTGAAGACGGCTCGAAGATCCAGCGAGCCGTGGGCTTCAAGGTGGAGGGGAACCAGTGCTACAGGGAGAAGAAATTCCGGGAAGCGATCGGCAAATACCACCGGGCGCTACTGCAGTTGAAGGGGGTCCGGAGCAGCCAAGGTCGGGCCGAAGGCGTGAGCGAGTTCCGTGCAGGACGGGCCGGCTTGACCGAGGAGCAGAACCGACTTATCGAGAACACCGAGATCGATTGCTATGATAGTTTGGCCG CCTGCCTTCTCCAATCCGAGTTGGTCAACTACGAGCGGGTGAAGGAGTACTGCCTGAAAATTCTTGGCAGGCACAAGGACAATTTCAAAGCCATGTACAGGGCAGGGATCGCCTTCTATCACCTGGGCGACTGTGAGAACGCGCTGCAGTACCTGAAGGAAGCCAAAGACCGAGAGCCCACAG ACACAAACGTCTTCAGATATATTCAGCTAACAGAGATAAAGATGAACCGGTGCAGTCAGAGAGAGCAAGAGGGCTGCAAGGAGGTGATCGGCTGA